From Helicobacter sp. MIT 05-5293, one genomic window encodes:
- a CDS encoding HAD family hydrolase, translating to MGEKSKKTGIILFDLDGTLIDSTAAIYASFCEAFERMGENPPSLESVKSCIGHTLEDMFLQNNVPSGLVSEYVEHYRKHYRLMMEEGTKLLDGVKDAIERAYEMAYLGVVTTKRGDFSRILLDRFGVGKYFDTMIGIESVDYPKPNAQPILKAIHAIESQHGIIQPERIFMVGDTPLDLIAAKNAKIQSVGVLCGYGKATDMRDLTPFLCEHVLDAVDCIAQRLKI from the coding sequence ATGGGAGAAAAAAGCAAAAAAACAGGGATTATTTTATTTGATTTGGACGGGACATTGATTGATTCTACTGCTGCCATTTATGCGAGTTTTTGTGAGGCATTTGAGAGAATGGGAGAAAATCCGCCGTCTTTAGAATCTGTAAAATCATGTATAGGGCATACTTTAGAGGATATGTTTTTACAAAATAATGTGCCAAGTGGGCTTGTTAGTGAGTATGTGGAACATTATAGAAAACATTATCGCTTGATGATGGAGGAGGGCACAAAGCTTCTTGATGGCGTTAAAGATGCGATTGAAAGAGCGTATGAAATGGCATATTTGGGTGTAGTAACCACTAAGAGAGGAGATTTTTCTCGTATTTTACTTGATAGGTTTGGTGTGGGGAAATATTTTGATACGATGATTGGTATAGAATCTGTAGATTATCCCAAGCCAAATGCCCAGCCGATTCTTAAAGCAATCCATGCAATAGAATCTCAACACGGAATAATACAACCAGAGAGAATCTTTATGGTGGGGGATACACCTTTGGATTTGATTGCTGCAAAAAATGCCAAGATTCAGAGTGTGGGTGTATTGTGTGGGTATGGGAAAGCGACAGATATGCGAGATTTGACACCTTTTCTTTGTGAGCATGTGCTTGATGCTGTGGATTGCATCGCCCAAAGATTGAAAATTTAA